One Dioscorea cayenensis subsp. rotundata cultivar TDr96_F1 chromosome 17, TDr96_F1_v2_PseudoChromosome.rev07_lg8_w22 25.fasta, whole genome shotgun sequence DNA window includes the following coding sequences:
- the LOC120280048 gene encoding LOW QUALITY PROTEIN: protein NRT1/ PTR FAMILY 4.6-like (The sequence of the model RefSeq protein was modified relative to this genomic sequence to represent the inferred CDS: deleted 1 base in 1 codon), which yields MEEAYDQPWQGYVDWRNKPAYRSKHGGMLAAVFVLVVEVMENLAFLANASNLVTYLTGFMHFSPSRAANTVTNFMGTCFLLALLGGFLSDAFSTSFRVYLFSAIIEFLGLVILTVQAKSSTLKPPPCTSTSAENHCEQVFGSKAAMLFTGLYLVALGVGGIKGSLPAHGAEQFDDTTVQGRKERSTFFNYFVFCLSTGGLIAVTFVVWVEDNKGWQWGFGISTITILLSIPVFLSGAKFYRNKLPIGSPLTTIAKVLVAATCNSTNVAQSPSNAVIDMSTSPTKGGTILKKHEELSMNNEHNSSKDDGMKFLDRASQGKPIHKSLVCTNVEVEDVKIVLRVLPIFLLTIMLSCCLAQLSTFSVQQAATMDTRVGGLTVPPASLPIFPVIFIMILAPIYDHILIPFARKLRKTEMGISHLQRIGIGLVFSIISMGVAALVEMKRKRVVKKIGIDSTEPLPITFFWVALQYLFLGSADLFTLAGMLEFFFTEAPAGMKSLATSLSWASLAMGYYLSSVLVSIVNHVTGGAEHTAWLEGENLNHYHLERFYWLMCVLSTLNFVLYMFWATKYKYRSSEY from the exons ATG GAAGAAGCCTATGATCAACCATGGCAAGGCTATGTCGATTGGCGAAACAAACCGGCTTATCGATCCAAGCACGGCGGCATGCTCGCCGCCGTGTTTGTTCTTG TGGTTGAAGTGATGGAAAATTTAGCATTCTTAGCTAATGCTAGCAATTTGGTTACATACTTAACCGGATTCATGCATTTCTCACCTTCACGTGCGGCCAATACAGTTACCAACTTTATGGGAACTTGCTTCCTTTTAGCTCTTCTCGGCGGCTTTCTTTCTGATGCTTTCTCTACTTCTTTCCGTGTTTATCTCTTTAGTGCTATCATTGAATTCTTG GGATTGGTGATACTCACCGTACAAGCAAAATCAAGCACACTAAAACCACCACCCTGCACCTCCACCTCCGCCGAGAACCATTGCGAACAAGTCTTCGGTAGCAAGGCGGCAATGCTCTTCACCGGACTTTACTTAGTAGCACTAGGTGTCGGAGGCATCAAAGGCTCACTTCCGGCACATGGAGCTGAACAATTCGATGATACCACCGTGCAAGGCCGAAAAGAGCGATCGACATTTTTCAACTACTTTGTTTTCTGTCTCTCCACCGGCGGTCTCATCGCCGTCACATTCGTCGTCTGGGTTGAAGATAACAAAGGATGGCAATGGGGTTTTGGTATATCCACCATCACCATTCTCCTCTCCATTCCCGTATTTCTCTCCGGTGCTAAGTTTTACCGTAACAAACTTCCTATCGGAAGCCCACTCACTACCATTGCAAAG GTATTAGTGGCAGCAACATGTAACAGCACAAATGTAGCACAAAGTCCTAGCAATGCAGTGATAGACATGTCAACAAGTCCTACAAAAGGTGGGACAATTCTAAAGAAACATGAAGAATTAAGCATGAACAATGAACATAATTCATCCAAGGATGATGGAATGAAGTTTCTTGATAGAGCATCACAAGGGAAACCAATTCACAAATCACTAGTTTGCACCAATGTAGAAGTTGAAGATGTGAAGATTGTTCTAAGAGTTCTCCCAATATTTCTATTGACAATAATGCTAAGCTGTTGTTTAGCTCAACTGTCTACATTCTCAGTTCAACAAGCAGCAACAATGGACACAAGAGTCGGAGGCCTCACCGTCCCTCCGGCATCTCTCCCCATCTTTCCGGTCATATTCATTATGATACTCGCACCGATATATGATCATATACTAATACCATTTGCTCGGAAACTCAGGAAAACTGAGATGGGCATAAGTCATCTACAAAGAATTGGTATCGGTCTGGTATTTTCGATCATTTCAATGGGAGTGGCTGCACTAGTGGAAATGAAGAGGAAAAGAGTGGTTAAAAAGATCGGTATAGACTCGACTGAGCCATTACCGATTACTTTCTTTTGGGTAGCATTGCAGTAC TTGTTCTTAGGATCTGCTGACTTATTTACGCTTGCCGGAATGCTGGAGTTCTTCTTTACCGAAGCTCCGGCAGGGATGAAGTCATTGGCAACATCTCTTTCTTGGGCATCACTGGCGATGGGATACTACTTGAGTTCAGTTTTGGTATCAATTGTGAATCATGTAACCGGTGGAGCTGAGCATACAGCATGGTTGGAAGGAGAGAACTTGAATCATTATCATCTTGAGAGGTTTTACTGGTTGATGTGTGTGCTAAGCACACTCAATTTTGTGTTGTATATGTTTTGGGCAACAAAGTACAAGTATAGATCAAGTGAGTACTGA
- the LOC120280718 gene encoding protein TWIN LOV 1, which yields METCDHRAVADSLTSRYCDWVHDALEDFPDAFLITDPAIAGHPIVFASRGFLSMSGYASEEVVGRNGRMFQGPGTSRRSVMEIREAIREERTLQISLLNYRRDGSPHWILFHLCPVFAPCDGHRRVVHFLSVQIPIPKRSRRTVVVSTTCRDAMRMDADLELDLANDDRGFEVEEWREAGEWEKEKAASVAGEILSALARYGKLSSGKRAGVVLPRPLSSALNISLGRIKQSFVLTDPHLPDMPIVYASDGFSSLTGYSRLEVLGRNCRFLNGPGTDTKVLNQIKDSIKAEKACAVRLLNYRKDRSPFWNLLHISPVRNASGKIAFYVGVQIEEGSKSNEHGLSPEMRQLGTVGQVKVAVRSISSGAGTSRLSS from the exons ATGGAGACCTGCGACCACCGCGCGGTTGCTGACTCGCTGACGTCCCGATACTGTGATTGGGTGCACGACGCTCTTGAAGATTTCCCTGACGCTTTCCTCATCACTGACCCCGCTATAGCTGGCCATCCGATCGTGTTTGCCAGCCGTGGGTTCCTCTCCATGTCTGGCTATGCTAGTGAGGAGGTTGTTGGCCGGAATGGGCGCATGTTCCAGGGTCCCGGGACGAGCCGGCGCTCTGTGATGGAGATCCGTGAGGCTATCCGTGAGGAGAGGACGCTCCAGATTAGCCTCCTCAACTACCGCCGTGATGGTTCACCTCATTGGATCCTGTTCCATTTGTGTCCCGTCTTCGCCCCCTGCGATGGCCACCGCCGCGTTGTTCACTTTCTCTCTGTCCAGATTCCTATTCCGAAGCGATCCCGGAGGACTGTCGTTGTCTCGACGACGTGCCGTGATGCGATGCGGATGGACGCCGATTTGGAATTAGATCTTGCCAATGATGATAGGG GATTCGAGGTTGAGGAGTGGAGGGAGGCGGGAGAGTGGGAAAAGGAAAAGGCGGCGAGCGTCGCCGGAGAGATTTTGTCGGCGCTGGCGAGGTATGGAAAGCTTTCGAGCGGGAAGAGGGCCGGTGTCGTGCTCCCGCGTCCGCTGAGTTCGGCTTTGAATATCTCTCTCGGTAGAATCAAACAGAGCTTTGTACT GACGGATCCTCATTTGCCGGACATGCCGATTGTTTATGCGAGTGATGGATTCTCCAGTTTGACAG GCTATTCTAGACTTGAAGTTTTGGGCCGTAATTGTAGATTTTTGAATGGACCTGGCACAGATACAAAAGTATTAAATCAG ataaaagACAGTATTAAAGCAGAGAAAGCCTGTGCTGTGCGATTATTAAACTACAG GAAAGACAGAAGCCCATTCTGGAACTTGCTTCACATTTCTCCTGTGCGAAATGCGTCTGGCAAG ATCGCATTCTATGTAGGAGTTCAGATAGAGGAGGGTTCCAAGAGCAATGAACATGGACTGAGCCCGGAGATGAGGCAATTAGGCACAGTAGGTCAAGTGAAAGTAGCAGTGAGGAGCATATCTTCAGGAGCAGGTACCTCAAGGTTGTCATCATAG